The Primulina eburnea isolate SZY01 chromosome 6, ASM2296580v1, whole genome shotgun sequence genome contains a region encoding:
- the LOC140833447 gene encoding transcription factor BEE 3-like, which yields MADHFLPGLQNLNQSFTLSDTESNIDLLNQFTGLNPTKIPDSLSGLINFNSSLISHPHANPNFLDSAADPAGLFIQDGSNMVLPSFNDHMVEKKRKSMDIINNPESSTANSFQDSGNGITWKNTGGRRKRVKDSEKEKENPREVVHVRAKRGQATDSHSLAERVRREKINERLRCLQDIVPGCYKTMGMAVMLDEIINYVQSLQNQVEFLSMKLNAASTVYDFNSDTDVMEALQRAKASGGSNLHKIASQDLTSAQISQFDPNFGCYFQLPLNK from the exons ATGGCTGATCACTTCTTACCAGGATTACAAAACCTTAATCAATCTTTCACATTGTCCGACACAGAATCAAACATAGACCTGCTCAACCAATTCACGGGCCTGAATCCGACCAAGATTCCGGATTCTCTATCGGGATTGATCAACTTCAACAGCAGTTTGATTAGCCATCCTCATGCCAATCCTAATTTCCTTGATTCTGCTGCAGACCCTGCTGGATTGTTTATCCAGGATGGAAGCAATATGGTGTTGCCGTCTTTTAATGATCATATGGTTGAGAAGAAGAGGAAATCAATGGATATTATAAACAACCCAGAAAGCAGCACAGCTAATTCATTTCAGGATTCTGGAAATGGGATTACATGGAAAAAT ACCGGAGGAAGAAGGAAGAGAGTAAAAGACAgtgaaaaggaaaaggaaaatccAAGAGAAGTTGTGCACGTCAGAGCCAAAAGAGGCCAGGCCACAGATAGTCACAGTTTAGCAGAAAga GTCAGAAGAGAAAAAATCAACGAACGACTTAGGTGTTTACAAGACATTGTTCCGGGATGCTACAag ACAATGGGGATGGCAGTGATGTTGGATGAGATTATAAATTACGTGCAGTCTTTGCAAAATCAAGTTGAG TTTCTGTCTATGAAGCTTAATGCAGCTAGCACAGTTTATGACTTCAATTCAGACACAGATGTCATGGAGGCCCTGCAG AGAGCAAAGGCATCTGGAGGCTCAAATCTTCACAAAATTGCAAGCCAGGACCTCACATCTGCGCAGATTTCTCAGTTCGACCCGAATTTTGGCTGTTATTTTCAATTACCACTCAACAAATGA